One segment of Chitinophagaceae bacterium DNA contains the following:
- a CDS encoding T9SS type A sorting domain-containing protein yields MKSKFFELVKMLCIIASISFSAEAQLTELTSSTFIQVSNATSSWGDIDNDGDLDLFISGEDTVTRSVNDTTRTRIATAKLYKNNAGTSFSVIATSIVGVIDGSSNFLDYNGDGNLDLFVVGRNDASWNVNTLRTNTAIAKLYEGNGQGQFTEVFPGTFRGVQAGGTSAVGDYDNDGDIDIFVAGTNQLGNYTSLLYRNDEEKGFFLDTRKGFSSLKGVGNAQASFIDINKDGYLDLFYSGQNDNGYRSYLYTNSNGNSYSLAQDSLGAPDAALAFADYDKNGSIDRFLDGYNYNKNRFYNGITKKDFPLPHVDSSPSAVFTDIDNDGNIELLLAGAGHSEGTIITGLYEYNGTEFTTVPSSLASVKESNISIADVNKDGKVDVLISGIISDGNKITKLYINTGTSTNTVPTKPTGLTFIADSLKLRWTASTDMQENNNITYSLDIVLADSTSGLRKIAAKGDIQTNFAYVNGVSSGVYSARVQTIDVNYAGSEWSDRISFTINKAYVYPAKDIRKTGDMISYTATWAEEPNATSIMVETSTNSDFTVPNTTVVTGLTSKRVTFSNTNNSFYYRIRVTTRNATFVSNVQNFIVQPIAETSLDVFTGVVAAASTFGDYDKDGDLDILVTGGYGENKRSSKLYKNEGDGQYSEVIGTNFVGVENGSSNMMDIDNDGDLDIFITGNNELTLSIHVNGRSRISQVYRNDSRGDTTLFTPIFRDVFEGTGSSSNNFADWDNDGDLDLFLSGNNGNNGAVCRIYQNNKTGFEALDIPFKGIYYLTNGSTTTGDYDNDGDLDFFVTGDTVDASGMSDSTDSKHRPISKLYTNNGGTAFVEQTGNGFSFTPVFLASADFGDYNNDGYLDLIVSGEIANAKGTYARRSTILYTNNGGRRFTADTNSFKGLGVNASVSIFGDFNNDGYPDLFLSGSTGAGLSGTGNAKLFFNNQGNGFSRANSDSTTFSGVGARASANFGDIDNDNDLDIFLAGWNPQVGPTAKMYRNNGNIFNTRPSVITLNDVANIDEANVPASGTVPVRFSWTATSDAEQTDGLSYNIYVGEKNNKNSVRSSHSNMSAAKSGIRYVVNRGTIQGTSYNLSLKKGKRYYWSVQAIDASFAGGQWAIEDSFDIGNTSNKMNQIITFTTIPTQSYAGTEIKVTLSATSTSALPVSFSSANTFVAINGNTLTIRGIGTASITAYQVGNANFNAAEPVNQNVVIQPSGTTNINSLTPIEKKHSLIKVYPNPIKNLFHIEVDKTVEGKKYYQFIGINGQETLNGHFTDSNSIQIPALKPGYYVLLVFDSSGGLLQKEKVQVE; encoded by the coding sequence ATGAAAAGTAAATTTTTTGAATTAGTGAAAATGCTGTGTATTATAGCATCTATATCCTTTTCTGCCGAAGCACAGCTGACAGAACTAACAAGTAGTACTTTTATACAAGTATCAAATGCTACTAGTAGTTGGGGTGATATAGATAATGATGGGGATTTAGATCTCTTTATTTCAGGAGAAGACACTGTTACAAGATCTGTTAATGATACAACCAGGACAAGAATAGCAACAGCAAAACTCTATAAAAATAATGCAGGAACAAGTTTCTCCGTTATAGCTACTTCTATAGTAGGGGTAATAGATGGATCTAGTAATTTTTTAGATTACAACGGCGATGGTAACCTTGACCTTTTTGTAGTAGGTAGGAATGACGCTAGTTGGAATGTGAATACATTGCGTACTAATACAGCTATTGCAAAACTTTACGAAGGCAATGGACAAGGGCAGTTTACCGAAGTATTTCCAGGTACATTTAGAGGCGTACAAGCAGGGGGAACCAGCGCTGTAGGGGATTATGATAACGATGGAGACATAGATATTTTTGTTGCAGGAACAAACCAGCTCGGAAATTATACATCTCTTTTATACAGAAATGATGAAGAAAAAGGTTTTTTCTTAGATACAAGAAAAGGATTTTCCTCCTTGAAAGGTGTAGGAAACGCACAAGCATCTTTTATAGATATAAATAAAGACGGATATTTAGACTTATTTTATTCCGGTCAAAATGACAATGGATACAGATCTTATCTTTATACCAATAGTAATGGAAACAGTTATTCTTTAGCACAAGATTCATTAGGTGCCCCAGATGCTGCCCTTGCTTTTGCTGACTATGATAAAAACGGAAGTATAGATAGATTTTTAGATGGTTATAACTACAATAAAAATCGGTTTTATAACGGAATTACAAAAAAAGATTTTCCATTACCACATGTAGATTCCTCTCCAAGTGCTGTTTTTACAGATATTGATAATGACGGAAATATAGAACTGCTCCTAGCCGGAGCCGGACATTCCGAAGGAACGATTATAACAGGTCTCTATGAATACAACGGAACAGAATTTACAACGGTACCATCAAGTTTAGCATCGGTAAAAGAATCCAATATAAGTATTGCCGATGTAAATAAAGACGGAAAAGTAGACGTATTAATATCAGGAATAATAAGTGATGGAAATAAAATTACTAAATTATACATAAACACAGGAACTTCAACCAATACAGTACCTACAAAACCAACAGGATTAACTTTTATTGCAGATTCTTTGAAACTCAGATGGACCGCATCTACAGATATGCAAGAAAATAATAATATTACCTACTCATTAGACATAGTACTGGCAGATAGTACTTCTGGATTGAGAAAAATAGCAGCAAAAGGCGATATTCAAACTAATTTTGCGTATGTAAATGGAGTATCATCAGGTGTGTATTCCGCAAGAGTACAAACAATAGATGTAAACTACGCAGGATCCGAATGGTCTGATAGAATATCTTTTACGATAAACAAAGCATACGTGTATCCAGCTAAAGACATAAGAAAAACAGGAGATATGATTTCCTATACAGCTACCTGGGCAGAAGAACCAAACGCTACTTCTATTATGGTAGAAACTTCTACTAATTCTGATTTTACAGTACCAAATACTACCGTAGTAACAGGACTTACTTCTAAAAGAGTTACGTTTTCTAATACTAATAACTCTTTCTATTACAGAATAAGAGTAACAACAAGGAATGCAACCTTTGTATCTAATGTGCAAAATTTTATAGTACAACCAATAGCAGAAACTTCACTAGATGTATTCACAGGAGTTGTAGCAGCAGCAAGTACTTTTGGAGATTATGATAAAGATGGCGATTTAGATATATTAGTAACCGGAGGATATGGAGAAAATAAAAGATCTTCAAAACTCTATAAAAACGAAGGAGATGGGCAATATTCAGAAGTAATAGGTACCAACTTTGTAGGAGTAGAAAACGGATCCTCTAATATGATGGATATAGATAATGATGGAGATTTAGATATTTTCATAACAGGAAATAATGAACTAACACTCAGCATCCACGTAAATGGAAGAAGCAGAATTTCACAAGTATATAGAAATGATAGCAGAGGGGATACTACTCTCTTTACACCTATTTTTAGAGATGTATTTGAAGGAACAGGATCTTCTAGTAACAATTTTGCTGATTGGGACAATGATGGAGATTTAGACCTATTCTTATCCGGAAACAATGGAAACAATGGAGCTGTATGCAGAATTTATCAGAATAATAAAACAGGATTTGAAGCATTAGATATTCCGTTTAAAGGGATTTATTACCTCACGAATGGATCTACTACCACAGGAGATTACGATAACGACGGTGACCTAGATTTCTTTGTAACAGGTGATACAGTAGATGCTTCCGGAATGTCAGATAGTACTGATAGTAAACATAGACCGATTAGTAAACTGTATACAAACAATGGAGGCACTGCTTTTGTGGAACAAACAGGCAATGGTTTTTCTTTCACTCCTGTATTTTTAGCATCAGCTGATTTCGGTGACTATAATAATGATGGATATTTAGATCTGATTGTGTCAGGAGAAATTGCTAATGCTAAGGGGACTTATGCCCGTCGTAGTACAATTCTCTACACAAATAACGGAGGACGACGCTTTACCGCAGATACAAATAGTTTTAAAGGATTAGGGGTCAATGCTTCTGTAAGTATTTTTGGAGACTTTAATAACGACGGATATCCTGACTTGTTTTTATCAGGGTCTACAGGTGCTGGATTGTCAGGAACAGGAAATGCCAAGCTATTCTTTAATAATCAAGGAAACGGATTTTCTCGTGCAAATTCAGATTCTACTACCTTTTCAGGAGTAGGAGCAAGGGCAAGTGCAAATTTTGGTGATATAGATAATGACAATGATTTAGATATATTTTTAGCAGGTTGGAACCCTCAAGTAGGTCCTACTGCCAAAATGTACCGTAATAATGGAAATATTTTTAATACGAGACCAAGTGTTATAACTTTGAACGATGTAGCTAATATAGATGAAGCAAATGTGCCTGCAAGTGGTACCGTTCCTGTAAGATTCTCATGGACGGCTACTTCAGATGCAGAGCAAACAGATGGATTATCATATAATATCTACGTAGGAGAAAAAAATAATAAAAACAGTGTCAGATCTTCACATTCCAATATGAGCGCAGCAAAATCAGGTATACGTTATGTTGTTAATCGTGGAACTATCCAAGGAACATCTTATAATCTTTCTTTGAAAAAAGGAAAAAGATATTATTGGAGTGTTCAGGCAATAGATGCTTCTTTTGCAGGTGGACAATGGGCAATAGAAGACAGCTTTGATATAGGAAATACATCCAACAAAATGAATCAAATCATTACCTTTACAACGATACCTACACAATCATACGCAGGAACAGAAATCAAAGTTACATTATCTGCTACTTCTACATCTGCATTACCTGTGAGCTTTAGTAGTGCTAATACTTTTGTGGCTATAAATGGCAATACTCTTACTATAAGAGGAATCGGTACAGCAAGTATTACAGCATATCAGGTAGGAAACGCAAATTTTAATGCAGCAGAACCTGTGAATCAAAATGTTGTTATACAACCGAGTGGTACTACTAATATTAATTCTCTTACGCCTATAGAAAAAAAACATTCTCTGATAAAGGTATATCCAAATCCTATAAAGAATCTTTTTCATATAGAAGTCGATAAAACAGTAGAGGGTAAAAAATACTACCAATTTATTGGTATTAACGGACAAGAAACTCTTAACGGGCATTTTACAGATTCTAATAGTATACAAATTCCTGCACTAAAACCAGGATATTATGTGCTACTTGTTTTTGATAGTTCTGGCGGACTTTTACAAAAAGAAAAAGTACAAGTAGAATAG